In Candidatus Epulonipiscium viviparus, one DNA window encodes the following:
- the alaS gene encoding alanine--tRNA ligase codes for MKYYGVNELREMYLRFFEKKGHLRLKSASLVPENDKSLLLINAGMAPLKAYFTGQEVPPSKRVTSCQKCIRTGDIDNVGKTDRHGTFFEMLGNFSFGDYFKEEAISWSWEFVTQVLKIPKDRLYVTVFMDDDEAAAIWHEQEHVPKSHIFYMGKKDNFWEVGTTGPCGPCSEIYYDRGEEYGCGRRSCTIGCDCDRYIEFWNLVFTEYNKNEDGSYDPLKFPNIDTGMGLERIAAIMQGVPTLFDVDTIKVIRDKVCEFAGIEYGDNKDDDVSVRVITDHMRSIVFMLADKVHPSNEGRGYVLRRLIRRAMRHGRILGIENQFLANLVSIVVGIYGNEYPELEDQQRSIIRALIMEEGNFEKTIKEGLGILGGYIERMIKENKTILDDEKCFKLYDTYGFPFELTREIVEEEGFKVSEEGFYKKMQAQKEQARAARSEYTYMGTKMDVLETIEVDPTLADPSLFRGYVTRELDTSIIAIIDVSEEKGIVYEHVAQLNDIRYIATAETPFFAESGGQVGDIGTITSETGEGLITRVIKDIHGCIIHRVEIVKGYIDRHQNVNLKINQEVRLSVSRNHSATHLLQSALREVIGNHVEQAGSSVNKDRLRFDFTNFEALKKSEIKKVERLVNQKIFEGLEIDTSEMSLFDAQTQGAIALFGEKYGDVVRVVDMEGYSIELCGGTHVTNTSQIGLFKILSESGVSAGVRRIEAITGIIAVEHGQEIENQIEEIAIMTKCQKTEVVKQVKNLVESLDSAKKENQKLKTEINKMIVESRVNEAVDIDDVKVLVTQVDGKSIDEMKEMGDMLKNRLKICIIFLMSIVEEKVNLVAMTTNDLVDKGVNCGTIIKKLAPIVNGKGGGRANIAQGNGRDPTKIKELFTKAIEVIKEFIT; via the coding sequence ATGAAGTATTATGGAGTAAATGAATTACGTGAAATGTATTTAAGATTTTTTGAAAAAAAAGGACATTTAAGATTAAAAAGTGCTTCTTTGGTGCCTGAAAATGATAAAAGTTTATTGTTAATCAATGCAGGAATGGCACCGTTAAAAGCATATTTTACAGGGCAAGAAGTTCCGCCTAGTAAGAGAGTGACAAGCTGTCAAAAATGTATCCGTACAGGTGATATCGATAATGTAGGAAAAACTGATAGACATGGAACTTTTTTTGAGATGCTAGGAAATTTTTCTTTTGGAGATTATTTTAAAGAAGAAGCTATTAGTTGGTCTTGGGAATTTGTAACTCAAGTATTAAAAATACCAAAAGATAGATTGTATGTTACTGTTTTTATGGACGATGATGAAGCAGCGGCTATTTGGCATGAACAAGAACATGTTCCTAAAAGTCATATTTTTTATATGGGTAAAAAAGATAATTTTTGGGAAGTTGGAACTACAGGTCCTTGTGGACCATGTTCTGAAATTTATTATGATAGAGGAGAAGAGTATGGTTGTGGACGTCGTAGTTGCACAATAGGATGCGATTGCGATAGATATATAGAATTTTGGAATTTGGTATTTACAGAATATAATAAAAATGAAGATGGTTCATATGATCCATTAAAGTTTCCTAATATTGATACAGGAATGGGCTTGGAGCGTATTGCTGCGATCATGCAGGGGGTTCCTACTTTATTTGATGTTGATACAATAAAAGTGATTAGAGACAAAGTCTGTGAGTTTGCAGGTATTGAATATGGCGATAACAAAGATGATGATGTATCGGTTAGAGTAATTACTGATCATATGCGTTCTATTGTATTTATGTTAGCAGATAAAGTGCACCCTTCTAATGAAGGTCGTGGATATGTTTTACGTCGTTTAATTAGACGTGCAATGCGACATGGAAGAATATTGGGAATTGAAAACCAATTTCTCGCAAACTTGGTTAGTATAGTTGTTGGAATATATGGAAATGAATATCCAGAATTAGAAGATCAACAGAGGTCTATCATAAGAGCTTTAATTATGGAGGAAGGAAATTTTGAAAAAACAATCAAAGAAGGATTAGGGATTCTTGGTGGATATATAGAAAGAATGATAAAAGAAAATAAAACTATTCTTGATGATGAGAAATGTTTTAAATTATATGATACCTATGGTTTTCCTTTTGAATTAACTCGTGAAATTGTAGAAGAAGAAGGGTTTAAGGTAAGCGAAGAAGGATTTTATAAAAAAATGCAAGCTCAAAAAGAGCAAGCAAGGGCAGCTCGTAGTGAATACACTTACATGGGCACTAAGATGGATGTACTTGAAACAATAGAAGTGGACCCTACTTTAGCGGACCCCTCTTTATTTAGAGGATATGTTACTCGAGAATTAGATACTAGTATTATAGCGATTATAGACGTGTCTGAAGAAAAAGGAATAGTATATGAGCATGTTGCTCAATTAAATGATATAAGGTATATTGCAACAGCGGAAACTCCATTTTTTGCAGAAAGTGGTGGACAAGTAGGTGATATAGGGACTATTACTTCGGAAACAGGAGAAGGTCTGATTACTAGAGTTATAAAAGATATTCATGGATGTATTATACACAGAGTAGAAATTGTAAAGGGGTATATTGATAGACATCAAAATGTTAATTTAAAAATAAATCAAGAAGTGCGTTTATCAGTAAGTAGAAATCATAGTGCTACGCATTTATTACAAAGTGCATTGCGAGAAGTTATTGGAAATCATGTTGAGCAAGCGGGTTCTAGCGTAAATAAAGATAGATTGAGATTTGATTTTACGAATTTTGAAGCACTTAAAAAATCAGAAATTAAGAAAGTTGAAAGATTAGTTAATCAAAAGATTTTCGAAGGACTTGAAATAGATACTTCTGAAATGTCGCTTTTTGATGCACAAACACAAGGTGCTATTGCGTTATTTGGAGAAAAATATGGAGATGTTGTACGTGTTGTGGATATGGAGGGCTACTCAATAGAGCTTTGTGGTGGAACTCATGTGACAAATACGTCACAAATTGGTTTATTTAAAATATTGTCTGAGTCAGGGGTATCTGCTGGAGTTAGACGAATTGAAGCAATAACTGGAATAATAGCAGTAGAGCACGGTCAAGAGATAGAAAATCAAATTGAAGAAATTGCTATAATGACAAAATGTCAAAAAACAGAAGTTGTTAAACAAGTAAAGAATTTAGTTGAATCTCTAGATAGTGCCAAAAAAGAAAATCAAAAATTAAAAACTGAAATAAATAAAATGATTGTGGAAAGCCGTGTTAATGAGGCTGTTGATATAGATGATGTTAAAGTGTTAGTTACTCAAGTGGATGGTAAGAGTATTGATGAAATGAAGGAAATGGGTGATATGCTTAAAAATCGCCTAAAGATTTGCATTATATTTCTTATGTCTATTGTAGAAGAGAAAGTAAATTTAGTGGCCATGACTACAAATGATCTGGTAGACAAAGGGGTTAATTGTGGAACGATCATTAAAAAACTGGCTCCGATTGTTAATGGTAAAGGCGGAGGGCGAGCTAACATTGCCCAAGGAAATGGGAGAGATCCAACAAAAATCAAAGAATTATTCACTAAAGCAATTGAAGTGATCAAAGAGTTTATAACGTAA
- a CDS encoding mandelate racemase/muconate lactonizing enzyme family protein, with protein MSKISDIKVDYYKLPLIGNLVDALHGRHDYFEVVLATVITSEGTKGVGYTYTGGIGGIAIAKMLEIDLAPKMIGKELPRISKHFGYEEFRQMNLDMNNAIHYVARGGIASFVISALDIAIWDASLKEANLAIADVFGTRQSTVKTYHGGIDLMLTEKELLESLDVKLKEGHTRVKIKVGRENLVEDIDRVEAVRKLVGKDAWFAVDANMVMHPDTAIRFAQNIEKYDIAWFEEPTNPDKYKDYAKISENTIIPIAMGENLHTAYEHELAFDIGKVSEIIPDCSNVCGITGFFDVAHLAKVRGRNVNSHGMQELHVNVLGAVDNPGLVEYHSFPIYLYTNEPLIVKGGDLVPSKVPGTGVSFNFEKMEKEKQ; from the coding sequence TTGAGTAAGATTTCAGATATAAAAGTTGATTATTATAAACTTCCTTTAATAGGAAATCTTGTAGACGCTCTTCACGGAAGACATGATTATTTTGAAGTTGTTCTTGCAACAGTTATTACTAGTGAAGGAACAAAAGGCGTTGGATACACTTATACAGGAGGTATAGGTGGTATTGCTATTGCCAAAATGCTAGAAATTGATCTTGCACCCAAAATGATTGGCAAAGAACTTCCTAGAATATCTAAGCATTTTGGTTATGAAGAATTTAGACAAATGAACTTAGATATGAATAATGCGATTCATTATGTAGCGCGTGGCGGAATTGCATCATTTGTGATATCGGCATTGGATATTGCCATATGGGATGCTTCGTTAAAAGAAGCGAATTTGGCTATTGCAGATGTGTTTGGTACAAGGCAGTCAACTGTAAAAACGTATCATGGCGGTATTGATTTAATGCTTACAGAAAAAGAATTACTAGAAAGTTTGGATGTTAAGCTAAAAGAAGGACATACCAGAGTCAAAATTAAAGTCGGAAGAGAAAATTTAGTAGAAGATATTGATCGTGTAGAGGCTGTGCGTAAACTTGTAGGAAAAGATGCTTGGTTTGCTGTCGACGCAAATATGGTAATGCATCCAGATACTGCAATTCGTTTTGCTCAGAATATTGAAAAATATGATATCGCTTGGTTTGAAGAACCGACAAATCCTGACAAATATAAAGATTATGCTAAAATTTCAGAAAACACAATAATCCCTATTGCTATGGGTGAAAATTTGCACACTGCTTATGAGCATGAGTTAGCTTTTGATATTGGCAAGGTTTCTGAAATTATACCAGATTGTTCTAATGTTTGTGGTATAACAGGATTTTTTGACGTTGCGCATCTTGCAAAAGTACGTGGACGAAATGTAAATTCACATGGAATGCAAGAATTGCATGTAAATGTTCTTGGTGCTGTTGATAATCCAGGACTTGTTGAATATCATAGCTTCCCAATATATTTATATACAAATGAGCCACTTATTGTTAAAGGTGGAGATCTTGTTCCAAGTAAAGTACCGGGAACTGGTGTAAGTTTTAACTTTGAAAAAATGGAGAAGGAAAAACAATGA
- a CDS encoding glycoside hydrolase family 117 protein translates to MKKSLATIRAEERNYFQSPKWFCDFVEKPIQGLEREEGVHRRDPSSIIKVDNLYYVYYTKSYGPHVGFNTGDLNAKVFPWDYSEIWVATSEDGYVWEEKGVAVTRGEAGRYDDRSVFTVEVMKYNGKYYLVYQTVQHPYVNRSFENIAIAWSDNPLGPFQKSDEPILRPTGDGIWDTEEDNRFLVKKKGSFDSHKVHDPLLFHYRDKFYLYYKGEPMGEEIFMGGRETKWGVAIADSIEGPYIRSEYNPITNSGHETCLWQYKEGMAAFLRTDGVEKNTLQFAEDGINFQIMSVIKGGPEACGPYRPDEIITDDPLEGMKWGMSHSLGKPGCPYGCLVRFDINTKQRDIYAARKKYE, encoded by the coding sequence ATGAAAAAAAGTTTGGCAACAATTCGAGCAGAAGAAAGAAATTATTTTCAATCACCTAAATGGTTTTGTGATTTTGTAGAAAAACCGATCCAAGGTCTCGAAAGAGAAGAAGGTGTTCACAGACGTGACCCTAGTAGTATAATTAAAGTAGATAATCTATATTATGTATATTACACTAAGTCTTATGGCCCTCATGTAGGGTTCAATACAGGAGACTTAAATGCCAAAGTTTTTCCTTGGGATTATTCTGAAATTTGGGTTGCAACATCGGAAGATGGTTATGTCTGGGAAGAAAAGGGCGTGGCAGTAACTCGTGGTGAAGCTGGTAGATATGACGATAGAAGTGTCTTTACTGTTGAAGTTATGAAGTATAATGGAAAATATTATCTTGTATATCAAACAGTACAACACCCATATGTAAATAGAAGTTTTGAAAACATCGCTATTGCGTGGAGTGATAATCCTCTAGGGCCTTTCCAAAAGTCTGATGAGCCGATTTTACGTCCAACTGGCGATGGAATTTGGGATACTGAAGAGGACAACCGTTTCTTAGTAAAGAAAAAAGGTAGCTTTGATAGTCATAAAGTGCATGATCCTTTATTATTCCATTACAGAGACAAGTTTTATCTGTATTACAAAGGTGAGCCTATGGGTGAAGAAATATTCATGGGAGGTCGCGAAACTAAATGGGGTGTAGCTATCGCTGATAGCATAGAGGGACCTTATATTAGAAGCGAGTATAATCCTATAACTAATTCGGGGCATGAAACTTGTTTATGGCAATATAAAGAAGGTATGGCAGCGTTTTTAAGAACTGATGGCGTTGAAAAAAATACTTTACAGTTTGCAGAGGATGGTATTAATTTTCAAATCATGTCAGTAATTAAAGGGGGACCTGAAGCTTGTGGTCCATATAGACCAGACGAAATTATCACAGATGATCCTTTAGAGGGGATGAAATGGGGTATGTCGCATAGCTTGGGCAAACCAGGATGTCCTTATGGTTGCTTAGTTCGTTTTGATATCAATACTAAACAGCGTGATATTTATGCTGCTAGAAAAAAATACGAATAA
- a CDS encoding glucose 1-dehydrogenase codes for MANIFCLKGKKAIITGGSQGLGLGITKSMLEAGADVCIIAIGDALAKAVADFKAQGYNVWGVECDISKKEAIEKGFAEALENLGGKIDILVNNAGIQRRNKCEDFLYEDWLDVIQINLTAVFTLCQLAGREMLKAGSGKIINMASMLSFFGGQTVPAYSASKGGVAQLTKAFSNEWSSRGVNVNAIAPGYMDTEMNVALINNPDRNSQILARIPMERWGKPEDIGGVAVFLASEAANYVTGAVIPVDGGYLSK; via the coding sequence ATGGCAAATATTTTTTGTTTAAAAGGAAAAAAAGCGATTATTACTGGCGGAAGTCAAGGATTAGGTCTTGGAATTACAAAATCTATGCTAGAAGCAGGAGCAGATGTTTGTATTATAGCAATTGGAGATGCTCTTGCTAAAGCTGTTGCTGATTTTAAAGCTCAAGGATATAATGTTTGGGGCGTAGAATGTGATATATCTAAAAAAGAAGCTATTGAAAAAGGATTTGCAGAGGCTCTTGAGAATTTAGGTGGAAAAATTGACATTCTTGTTAATAACGCTGGAATTCAACGTAGAAATAAATGCGAAGACTTTTTATATGAAGATTGGCTAGACGTTATTCAGATAAATTTGACAGCAGTGTTTACTTTGTGTCAGCTTGCAGGTCGTGAGATGCTTAAAGCTGGTTCTGGTAAAATTATAAACATGGCATCTATGCTAAGCTTTTTTGGTGGTCAAACTGTACCAGCTTATTCAGCAAGTAAAGGTGGAGTGGCTCAGCTTACAAAAGCATTTTCAAATGAATGGTCTAGTCGTGGTGTGAATGTAAATGCAATAGCTCCAGGATATATGGATACAGAAATGAATGTGGCTCTTATAAACAATCCAGATAGAAATTCGCAAATTCTTGCAAGAATCCCAATGGAAAGATGGGGAAAACCGGAAGACATTGGTGGTGTTGCTGTATTTTTGGCATCTGAAGCTGCAAATTATGTAACAGGTGCAGTAATCCCTGTTGATGGTGGCTATTTATCTAAGTAA
- a CDS encoding aldehyde dehydrogenase, with the protein MIELKCLVDGKLVSAADGAVIKVTSSYDGSLVGTVPSFSKEDARVSLEAAQAAKDAWASLTFVKRAEYVSELADIIDRHSDELVKLLTNEHGKTLAQAQGEVAVSAKFLRYAVESARRVEGEVITSELENEHAFITRVPYGVVVGIVAWNFPLALAARKIGNALVCGNTMVVKPPSETPLTVMKFAEFIEKESSIPKGVLSFVTGSGRVCGDALVRNEITQLVTLTGSTGAGIEVFKAAAENVVDVHLELGGKAPFIVMDDADIDKAARCAAVARYDNCGQICTCNERMYVHEKVYDEFKNKFVEHSKKYIVGDPTDANTTIGPKVSKAEVAKLKEMKEKSIEQGGKVVYEMTADNVPTAEGNWFYPTVLEVSDNKNILMQEEIFGPMVAMMKISSLEEAIKYANDCEYGLSAYLFSDSVKNAMIATQKLEFGELYINRENGELLNGFHNGYKKSGLGGEDGKYGLEGYLQKKMVYLNYNY; encoded by the coding sequence ATGATAGAATTAAAATGTTTAGTAGATGGCAAATTAGTTTCTGCGGCTGATGGTGCGGTAATCAAAGTAACCAGTTCATATGACGGTTCATTAGTTGGAACAGTACCAAGCTTTTCAAAAGAAGATGCAAGAGTATCTTTAGAAGCAGCGCAGGCGGCAAAAGACGCATGGGCAAGTCTGACTTTTGTTAAAAGAGCAGAATATGTGAGTGAACTTGCAGACATTATTGATAGACATAGTGATGAGCTTGTAAAATTATTGACAAACGAGCATGGCAAAACTTTAGCCCAAGCGCAAGGTGAAGTGGCAGTCTCAGCTAAATTCTTACGTTATGCAGTGGAATCTGCAAGACGTGTAGAAGGCGAAGTTATAACAAGCGAATTAGAAAACGAGCATGCATTTATTACTAGAGTTCCTTATGGAGTTGTTGTTGGTATTGTAGCTTGGAACTTCCCTCTTGCTCTTGCTGCAAGAAAAATCGGTAATGCTCTTGTTTGTGGAAATACGATGGTAGTTAAGCCTCCTTCTGAGACTCCACTTACAGTTATGAAATTTGCTGAATTTATTGAAAAAGAGAGTTCTATTCCAAAAGGCGTTCTAAGTTTTGTAACCGGTTCTGGACGCGTTTGTGGAGATGCTCTTGTTAGAAATGAAATTACTCAGTTGGTAACATTGACTGGTTCTACGGGAGCTGGAATTGAAGTATTTAAGGCTGCTGCAGAAAATGTTGTAGATGTGCATTTGGAGCTTGGCGGAAAAGCACCATTTATTGTAATGGATGATGCTGATATTGATAAAGCGGCGAGATGTGCAGCTGTGGCTAGATATGATAACTGCGGTCAAATTTGTACGTGTAATGAGAGAATGTATGTTCATGAAAAAGTATATGACGAATTTAAAAATAAGTTTGTTGAACATTCTAAAAAATATATCGTTGGCGATCCAACTGATGCCAATACCACTATTGGCCCAAAAGTTTCGAAAGCAGAAGTTGCAAAGCTTAAAGAAATGAAAGAAAAATCTATTGAACAAGGTGGAAAAGTAGTTTACGAAATGACTGCGGACAATGTACCTACAGCTGAGGGAAATTGGTTCTATCCTACTGTATTAGAAGTTTCGGATAATAAAAATATTTTGATGCAAGAAGAAATTTTTGGACCTATGGTTGCTATGATGAAGATTTCTTCTTTGGAAGAAGCTATTAAATATGCAAATGACTGCGAATATGGCTTATCTGCTTATTTGTTCTCTGATAGTGTAAAAAATGCTATGATTGCTACTCAAAAACTTGAATTTGGAGAGCTATATATTAATCGTGAAAATGGTGAATTATTAAATGGTTTCCATAATGGATATAAAAAGAGTGGTTTAGGTGGAGAAGATGGTAAGTATGGTCTTGAAGGCTATCTTCAAAAGAAAATGGTATATCTAAATTATAATTATTAA
- a CDS encoding zinc-dependent alcohol dehydrogenase: MKAIVYKGPKMLEVVEIDKPIPKEGQVLVKVNRAGICGGDLGIYKGTHPRAKAPLVFGHEFSGVVEEDGKIFKKGTKVTVNPIYSCGDCVPCNSGDQHVCNTLRLVGIDRDGAMSEYVVVDENKLYELGDEMSDELGALIEPIAVAVHSVREPGYKPGDNAVVFGGGPIGLAIAFVLKKFGCTNLTIIEADDKRIAMGKDFGFDLRDAKGLDLEALKAEKTGGNGFDFVFDCAGVEPVAAQLIKASKVRGKIVIVAGYKTPTMFPVNEGMFKEVAFEFVRVYRDKDYEIAVELAKDEPMFEKLVTHVLPVEQAQEGFDLLLTPGTGAMKVLFKF, encoded by the coding sequence ATGAAAGCAATAGTGTATAAAGGACCAAAAATGCTTGAAGTTGTGGAAATAGATAAGCCCATTCCAAAAGAAGGTCAAGTACTTGTAAAGGTTAATCGTGCCGGCATTTGTGGCGGAGATTTGGGTATTTATAAAGGTACTCACCCTAGAGCTAAGGCTCCTCTTGTTTTTGGACATGAATTTTCTGGTGTTGTTGAAGAAGATGGAAAAATTTTCAAAAAAGGGACAAAAGTTACAGTAAATCCAATTTATTCATGTGGAGACTGTGTGCCATGCAATTCGGGAGACCAGCATGTTTGTAATACTTTGCGTTTAGTTGGTATAGATCGTGATGGTGCTATGTCTGAGTATGTAGTAGTGGACGAAAATAAATTATACGAATTAGGCGATGAAATGTCTGATGAATTAGGTGCATTGATTGAGCCTATAGCAGTGGCAGTGCATTCTGTGCGCGAACCTGGATATAAGCCTGGCGATAATGCAGTTGTTTTTGGCGGCGGTCCTATTGGTCTTGCAATAGCATTTGTGCTTAAAAAATTTGGATGTACAAACTTGACTATTATCGAAGCTGATGACAAAAGAATTGCGATGGGTAAAGATTTTGGGTTTGATCTAAGAGATGCAAAAGGTTTAGACCTAGAAGCTCTTAAAGCAGAAAAAACTGGTGGCAATGGATTTGATTTTGTATTTGACTGTGCTGGAGTGGAGCCTGTTGCGGCACAACTTATTAAAGCAAGTAAAGTACGTGGAAAAATCGTTATTGTTGCTGGATATAAAACTCCTACAATGTTCCCTGTAAACGAAGGAATGTTTAAGGAAGTTGCATTTGAATTCGTAAGAGTATATCGTGACAAAGACTATGAAATTGCAGTTGAACTTGCAAAAGATGAGCCTATGTTTGAAAAGCTTGTTACCCATGTTCTTCCTGTAGAACAAGCACAAGAGGGATTTGATCTTCTTTTAACTCCTGGAACTGGAGCCATGAAAGTATTATTTAAATTTTAA
- a CDS encoding C-terminal binding protein: MKVIITDNDHANLNEEIAVFNKNGVEYELKQCKTEDDLINQCKGYSVFTNQYAPFTRKVLEALSPEIKQIVRYGVGVNNVDVVAATEFGVQVCNVPDYGMNEVADQAVAMMMALIRKVCLMNEYTKNVKWDYVRAIPISRIPGLTVGIFGIGRIGKTFAKRLSGFGVKIIACDIAYEVGETVDIADGVKIVDFETLVKESDILSIHTPFDESTENVFNLDVFKKMKDSSYLINVSRGGIVNEDDLYTALVEKMIAGAALDVVLAEPMNPGNKLFALENFLISPHMAWYSEQSAKELKTKVAEEACRFVKGEAILYPINKL; this comes from the coding sequence ATGAAAGTAATTATCACTGATAATGATCACGCTAATTTAAATGAGGAAATAGCTGTTTTTAATAAAAATGGTGTAGAATATGAACTTAAACAATGCAAGACAGAAGATGATTTGATCAATCAATGTAAAGGTTATAGCGTTTTTACAAATCAATATGCTCCTTTTACCCGCAAGGTATTAGAGGCGCTTTCACCTGAAATCAAGCAAATTGTAAGATATGGTGTTGGCGTTAATAATGTTGATGTTGTTGCTGCTACCGAATTTGGTGTGCAGGTATGCAATGTCCCAGACTATGGGATGAATGAGGTTGCTGATCAGGCAGTTGCAATGATGATGGCGCTTATTCGTAAAGTGTGCTTAATGAATGAATATACAAAAAATGTTAAATGGGACTATGTAAGAGCAATTCCTATATCTAGAATACCTGGATTAACTGTAGGTATATTTGGAATTGGACGCATAGGAAAAACTTTTGCAAAAAGATTAAGTGGCTTTGGTGTAAAAATAATTGCTTGTGATATAGCATATGAAGTAGGAGAGACAGTTGATATTGCTGATGGAGTAAAAATTGTTGATTTTGAAACTTTAGTGAAAGAGTCTGATATACTTTCTATCCATACTCCATTTGATGAATCTACTGAGAATGTATTCAATTTGGATGTATTCAAGAAGATGAAAGATAGTTCGTATTTAATAAATGTATCTCGTGGTGGAATTGTAAACGAAGATGATCTGTATACTGCTTTAGTTGAAAAAATGATAGCAGGAGCTGCTCTTGATGTTGTTTTAGCAGAGCCTATGAATCCTGGAAATAAATTATTTGCATTGGAAAACTTTTTGATTAGTCCGCACATGGCTTGGTATTCTGAGCAATCTGCTAAAGAACTAAAAACGAAAGTAGCAGAAGAGGCTTGCCGTTTTGTAAAAGGTGAAGCAATTCTTTATCCAATAAATAAATTATAA
- the aroF gene encoding 3-deoxy-7-phosphoheptulonate synthase — MVIILRSNLSRLEIEGLVSEIEHLGVNARITEGTGQTIIGLVGDTTKIDRNKWQANPLVERVMIIQEPFKRANRRFKAEDTIIDVCGKKIGGKALTLIAGPCSVETEEQIVAIAREVKKLGATALRGGAFKPRTSPYSFQGLELEGLKFLKIARQETGLPIVTEIMSTDMIDTFADDVDIIQVGARNMQNFDLLKQLGKINKPILLKRGLAATIEEWIMSAEYIMAGGNDNVILCERGIRTVENYTRNTLDISAVPVVKKLSHLPIILDPSHAAGLNWMVDPLSKAAIAVGADGLIIEVHNNPAQALCDGQQSITPAEFGELIDKLRVIAPVVGREI, encoded by the coding sequence ATGGTAATAATATTAAGATCTAATTTGTCGAGGTTAGAAATAGAAGGGTTAGTTTCGGAAATTGAGCACCTGGGTGTAAATGCTAGGATTACGGAAGGTACAGGTCAAACTATAATTGGGCTCGTTGGTGATACTACTAAAATAGATAGAAATAAATGGCAAGCAAATCCTCTTGTAGAAAGAGTTATGATTATACAAGAGCCGTTTAAACGTGCTAATCGTAGATTTAAAGCAGAAGATACGATCATCGATGTGTGTGGTAAAAAAATCGGTGGAAAAGCTTTAACACTAATTGCAGGTCCGTGTTCCGTAGAAACAGAAGAGCAAATTGTTGCGATTGCGAGGGAAGTAAAAAAGCTTGGCGCAACAGCATTAAGAGGTGGGGCGTTCAAACCGAGAACTTCTCCATATAGCTTTCAAGGTCTAGAACTTGAGGGGCTAAAATTTCTTAAAATTGCTAGGCAAGAAACTGGATTACCAATTGTAACAGAAATTATGTCAACAGATATGATTGATACCTTTGCGGATGATGTGGATATAATTCAAGTTGGGGCAAGAAATATGCAAAACTTTGATCTTCTGAAGCAGTTAGGAAAAATTAATAAACCTATTTTACTGAAGAGAGGTTTGGCCGCAACAATAGAAGAATGGATTATGTCGGCAGAGTATATCATGGCAGGTGGGAACGATAATGTAATTTTATGTGAACGTGGAATTAGAACTGTAGAAAATTATACAAGAAATACTCTCGATATTAGTGCCGTACCGGTTGTAAAAAAACTTAGCCATCTTCCAATAATATTGGATCCAAGTCATGCAGCAGGATTAAATTGGATGGTTGATCCACTATCAAAAGCTGCTATTGCTGTGGGAGCAGATGGTCTAATTATAGAAGTGCATAATAATCCTGCACAGGCGTTATGTGATGGACAGCAATCAATTACTCCGGCAGAATTTGGTGAACTGATTGATAAATTGCGTGTTATTGCTCCAGTGGTTGGACGTGAAATATAA